A part of Desulfomicrobium baculatum DSM 4028 genomic DNA contains:
- the recD2 gene encoding SF1B family DNA helicase RecD2: MCSIQGEVITVVYHNPDNGYVIARLDSPSEPGQVNVVGLLGDVAPGESLRLTGEWVEHPKFGRQFKAESCEHLLPASINGIRRFLGSGAVKGIGEKTADRLISRFGSQILDIMDSDPEQLLEVEGIGPAKLKTIVSSWQEKREVRGLMLFLQTHGVATTFAHRIFRHYGVNAVQRLRANPYDLAYDIHGIGFRTADEVALKLGFAEDAPQRLEAGVEYCLRQTADGAGHMFLPRPTLAEEAAKLLGCHDLELIEEQIDALAERKRLVIEPLPEKGVAEAVFLTYFYRTEREIASRLQGLLDHVSRLDPQKISKAVEREEQRQSLTLSEEQRAAVESACGHKVSIITGGPGTGKTTITRVVVRALKALGLKISLAAPTGRAAKRLAEATGFTATTLHRLLRYQPATGFEFNEEKKLSADVMVVDEVSMLDCGLCLSLLRALPLTCRLVFVGDENQLPSVGAGNVLGDMIESGVVPAVRLTHIYRQARESMIVVNAHRINEGEFPLGSPEAPPKADFFWVEKENLIELQALVLRMVCERIPEAYGLDPMTDVQVLTPMHKGEVGTVALNRLLQERLNPDGRELVRGQRAYRVGDRILQLRNNYDKEVFNGDLGRILAIDTEDETLHAEFDGREVEYGFDELDEIGLAYAISVHKSQGSEYPAVVMPVVSQHYMLLQRNLIYTGLTRARKLAVLMGSRRAMHMGLGNERGRQRHTSLAVRLAKEGQI; the protein is encoded by the coding sequence ATGTGCAGCATACAGGGCGAAGTCATTACCGTCGTCTACCACAATCCCGATAACGGGTACGTCATCGCGCGGCTGGATTCGCCGTCCGAGCCCGGCCAGGTCAACGTGGTCGGGCTGCTGGGCGATGTGGCTCCGGGTGAATCCCTGCGCCTGACCGGCGAGTGGGTCGAGCATCCCAAGTTCGGACGGCAGTTCAAGGCCGAGTCCTGCGAGCATCTTCTGCCTGCGTCCATAAACGGCATCCGCCGCTTTCTGGGCTCCGGCGCGGTCAAGGGCATCGGCGAGAAAACCGCCGACCGCCTGATCAGCCGCTTCGGCAGCCAGATTCTCGACATCATGGATTCGGACCCCGAGCAGCTGCTGGAAGTGGAGGGCATCGGCCCGGCCAAATTGAAGACCATAGTCTCGTCCTGGCAGGAGAAGCGGGAAGTGCGCGGGCTGATGCTCTTTTTGCAGACCCACGGCGTAGCCACGACCTTCGCCCACCGCATCTTCCGTCATTACGGGGTCAACGCCGTGCAGCGCCTGCGGGCCAATCCCTATGATCTGGCCTACGACATCCATGGCATCGGGTTCCGCACCGCCGACGAGGTGGCCTTGAAGCTCGGCTTTGCCGAGGACGCGCCCCAGCGTCTGGAGGCCGGGGTGGAATACTGCCTGCGCCAGACGGCGGATGGGGCGGGGCACATGTTCCTGCCGCGTCCCACGCTGGCGGAGGAGGCGGCCAAGCTGCTGGGCTGCCATGACCTGGAGCTGATCGAGGAGCAGATCGACGCCCTGGCCGAGCGCAAGCGTCTGGTGATCGAGCCCTTGCCGGAAAAGGGCGTGGCCGAGGCCGTTTTTCTGACCTATTTCTACCGCACCGAGCGCGAGATCGCGTCGCGCCTGCAGGGCCTCCTGGATCATGTCAGCCGCCTCGACCCGCAGAAGATATCAAAAGCCGTGGAGCGTGAGGAGCAGCGCCAGTCCCTGACCCTGTCGGAAGAGCAGCGCGCGGCGGTGGAGTCGGCCTGCGGGCACAAGGTGTCCATCATCACCGGCGGGCCGGGCACGGGCAAGACGACCATCACCCGTGTCGTGGTGCGGGCCTTGAAAGCCCTGGGGCTGAAGATTTCCCTGGCCGCGCCCACGGGCCGGGCCGCCAAAAGGCTGGCCGAGGCCACCGGGTTCACGGCCACGACCCTGCACCGCCTGCTGCGTTATCAGCCGGCCACTGGGTTCGAGTTCAACGAGGAGAAGAAACTCTCCGCCGACGTCATGGTCGTGGACGAGGTTTCCATGCTCGACTGCGGTCTGTGCCTGTCGCTCCTGCGCGCCCTGCCCCTGACCTGCCGCCTGGTTTTCGTCGGCGATGAGAATCAGCTGCCGTCGGTGGGCGCGGGCAACGTGCTCGGGGACATGATCGAAAGCGGCGTGGTCCCGGCCGTGCGCCTGACGCACATCTACCGCCAGGCGCGGGAGAGCATGATCGTGGTCAACGCCCACCGCATCAACGAGGGCGAGTTTCCCCTCGGCAGCCCGGAGGCTCCGCCCAAGGCCGATTTCTTTTGGGTCGAGAAAGAGAATCTCATTGAACTGCAGGCCCTGGTCCTGCGCATGGTCTGCGAGCGCATCCCCGAAGCGTACGGCCTTGATCCCATGACCGACGTGCAGGTGCTCACCCCCATGCACAAGGGCGAGGTCGGTACCGTGGCCCTGAACCGCCTGCTGCAGGAACGCCTCAATCCGGATGGCCGGGAACTGGTGCGCGGCCAGCGTGCCTATCGGGTCGGGGACCGCATTCTGCAACTCAGGAACAACTACGACAAGGAAGTCTTCAACGGCGACCTTGGCCGCATCCTGGCCATCGACACCGAAGACGAGACCTTGCATGCGGAATTCGATGGCCGGGAGGTGGAGTACGGGTTCGACGAACTCGACGAGATCGGTCTGGCCTACGCCATCAGCGTGCACAAGAGCCAGGGCAGCGAGTATCCGGCCGTGGTCATGCCGGTGGTCTCGCAGCACTACATGCTCCTGCAGAGAAATCTCATCTACACCGGATTGACCAGAGCCAGGAAGCTGGCCGTGCTCATGGGCTCGCGCCGCGCCATGCACATGGGCCTGGGCAACGAGCGCGGGCGGCAACGCCATACGTCTCTGGCCGTGCGCCTGGCAAAAGAGGGTCAAATCTAG
- the recR gene encoding recombination mediator RecR, which translates to MQRLPAPLQKIVDQFSALPGVGPKSALRMALTLLKWPEESVRSFGRDIEGLRSALHICSRCCGLADSDPCHLCADPKRTPEQLCLVSEWDSLMVMEESGIFKGRYLILGGLLSPLDGIDARSLEMDKLESILREGQVREVILALGSTMEAEATGSYVHNLLTRSFPDVAVTRLAQGIPLGSELKYVDRETLKQSLKHRQSL; encoded by the coding sequence GTGCAGCGCCTTCCCGCCCCTTTGCAAAAGATAGTTGATCAGTTTTCGGCCCTGCCCGGGGTGGGGCCGAAAAGCGCCTTGCGCATGGCCCTGACCCTGCTCAAATGGCCCGAGGAGTCCGTGCGTTCCTTTGGCCGGGACATCGAGGGCCTGCGCAGCGCCCTGCATATCTGCTCGCGGTGCTGCGGCCTGGCCGACAGCGATCCCTGCCATCTCTGCGCAGACCCCAAGCGGACGCCGGAACAGCTCTGCCTGGTCTCGGAATGGGACAGCCTCATGGTCATGGAGGAATCCGGCATCTTCAAGGGCCGTTATCTGATCCTGGGCGGCCTGCTTTCTCCCCTGGACGGGATCGATGCCAGGTCGCTCGAGATGGACAAGCTCGAATCCATCCTGCGCGAGGGGCAGGTGCGCGAAGTCATCCTGGCCCTGGGTTCGACCATGGAGGCCGAAGCCACGGGGTCCTATGTGCACAACCTGCTGACGCGCAGCTTTCCGGACGTTGCCGTGACCCGTCTGGCCCAGGGCATTCCGCTGGGCTCGGAGCTCAAGTACGTGGACCGCGAAACCCTGAAACAGTCCCTCAAACACAGGCAGTCCCTGTAG
- a CDS encoding YbaB/EbfC family nucleoid-associated protein: protein MNELIRQAQMMQKKMLRTQEEIGKKEVETSVGGGMVTVKATCSGEILSVVIDPAVLEDVEMLQDMVLAAVNEALKKGKDMMQGEMAQITGGMKIPGLF from the coding sequence ATGAACGAACTTATCAGACAGGCGCAGATGATGCAGAAGAAGATGCTGCGCACCCAGGAAGAGATAGGCAAGAAGGAAGTGGAGACCAGCGTCGGCGGCGGCATGGTCACGGTCAAGGCGACCTGCTCCGGCGAGATTTTGTCGGTGGTTATCGACCCGGCCGTGCTCGAAGACGTGGAAATGCTCCAGGACATGGTCCTGGCCGCGGTCAACGAAGCCTTGAAGAAGGGCAAGGACATGATGCAGGGCGAGATGGCCCAGATCACCGGCGGGATGAAGATTCCCGGTCTTTTCTAG